A stretch of DNA from Perca fluviatilis chromosome 15, GENO_Pfluv_1.0, whole genome shotgun sequence:
acggccgctgtgacaaggactgagcctccgtacatggggcgcacactcaaacaggtgagctaaccaggcgccccatgtttaataattttaaacagaaatatatataaaccTTTTGAACACATGGCAGCCCTTTCCATACACTTTATAGATActaaaaacttcaaaaataaataataataataataataaataatttcacAATTAAACAGTTCACATGATGGTTTAACTGTAAGACACTGGATATAATGTAAAATGACCTAAAATTCATGAGAAGTGTGAAAAAAGAAGTGTGTGGCGAAGGTTGACTCTCAACATAGGGAGCTGATCTCGCCCTTGCTGCAGCCCCACTTGCAGCAGGCGTTAGACAGGCCCACCACCACGTCCCGGCCCTTGCGGTCAGCCTTGCGTAGGACTTCCAGGATTTCGTCACTGATGAAAGAACGTGCCGGCCTGCTAAACACTCCCTCATGGTCGTTCCTACTTGTGAAGCTTAGATCACTGTTGCTTTGGAGGAGACTCTCTACCACAGGATTGTGACTCAAGCCCTCCAAAGACTCCTCCTGGCGGGAGCTGAATGGGTCCTCTGAAACATCTGCAGCAGTAAAAGGGGCAAATGAGGAATCAGAGTACACTCGTGCTTTTCTCATACACTCagagaataaataataatttgtcCCTGTCCATTATCTGTAATATCATACAATATAATGTCAATTGCTAAAGATGACATGATGGAGGGAGTGAGTGTCAGGGAAAATGCAAACCTACAGGATGTAGGATGTAACATAAAATGAAGTTATTTCAGGGTCAAAGGCTCAATAAGTGGTTCAACATAATACATCAAATGACAATGTAAATGAGAATTATAGCTCTCTGATTCCAGCATTAATtgtcaatactgtaaacacTGACTTAACCAAGTATACCAAACAGCATGATTGTTCAATACATTTTGGTGGTGGTATTTTCTATCTGCACTTTAAAATAACACATGATTTTCTTCTCCCTCCATTGAAGTTATCACTGCCTTATTTGCACAATTGCACACAATCACAAATAAGAAGGTAAGAACAGAAACTTCATCATGACATACAATTATTTCACAGAGATCTAGAGAAATCATAAGTTGGTGTCATGCAATGAATGGACTTGTTTGCCTCACCAGATGAAACCCTAACAGTGATTGAGACAAGGCCAGTTATGGTGAAGATGTAGCGCCCTATGCCTCTTACCTGAACTCCTGAGTGACCGCCTCCATCGTGAGCCTCCGCAGGTGAAGATGACTGCCCGAATGAACTCCCGGCCACATAGCTTTACCCCATATGTTGGGCTGTCCATGGGCTGAACCCCAGCCACTAGCAGACACACCACCAGTACCACAGCTTTCCACATAGTACCCCAAGgaaataaaagcaaaacaaaagtgGTTAAAATGACAGAATATTCTTTGGTTTGAGCAGCACTTAGCTTTCTGTCTCCCTGTTTGTCAGAGTTATGACTTTCTAGCTGACCCAGGCGTGGTTTATAAAGGGGTTTGGAGTCCTGCAAGGGAAACCTGCATACTGCGTATGCAGGCCTTCTCCGGAAGAACAGATTCGAAAGAGAGATACAGTCCTCAGAGACCTTTATGGAGACAAAAAGCGGACCAAAGGTGGCATAATTAACGAATATGTCAGAGGCCCCAGTGATCGAATTGTGTTTCAGCATGAGAAGCACTTTTGTCACCGTTAATGTCCCTCAATATTATGACTTCATCAGATCTTACATTTAATATGTAAATTATTCCATAATCATGGGTCATGTAGTGGATTTGAATATGCGGAGCATATTGACAATGTCAACAAATGGCAAAAAGTATGAGAATATGTGacataaaaaaacttttatagCATACTGGTTAATTACAACTCTTTCTCCATCTATAGGTTTATCGTAGGGCATGGCATTAGAATATTTCAATGTTCTTTGATGTATTGGCACTATACATTGCTAAATCACTAGATATCATGGTCTTGTCCCCTAttgacaaacaaataaacaaatcaaagcAAGAAAATAAGCATGACAATTTATCATAATAATGAATCTTCAAGTTGGTAGCTGACACCAGTGAATAGCATAGGGATACTCAACACAGAGCAACATCTAAGTCCTAAAAGAAGAGGtgcattgtaaaagtaatttctttcaaaaataaaaaaagacatggtgAACTGACATTGcctgaatacaggaaatgaaccTTTCAGACCTAGTTACGCATGTTACCATGAATTCCCCTGATAAGATTTAACATTCGCTGACACCAGGGATATATTTAAGACATTGTGACCAATATCACAATTATTAACATCAGTTATGCCATTTTTATTTCACACAAGACCCTGCATAACTTATATCTATCATTTTCCTCTGCTCTTGAAAATTACTTATTTTGTAATCTCTTTGCCAAAAGGTGAACGGAGAGGACTGAGACAGGACCAGTGACATTTTCAAAGGCATAGATAACATAGAAGTCTAATTATGAGTctggcaaaaaataaaacatttttatcagTCCATCCACATAGTCAAAGGTCGCTCGTTTAGGAAATTACAATGAGAATAATGAATTTGTAATTAATGTGATGATAACAAGCAAACAGAATGGCATTTTAGGAGGGTATCCACCCTGACATCCATTGTCAACAAAAGTGACCTGTGGAGGTCATGGGAGCAATATAAAAAAGCAATGGCCCATACTTTTTATTAATGTGTGGTTTATCAAAAATGCACACTGTAGATAAATGTATGAAATATGGTCCTACATACCATATGATTTGATTCAAGGGGTAAttttgaaattatctacaaatTACTTTTGTGTCACAGTACACAGCAGCATTCATATGTTCTGTTGTATGGTCGCTgcataaaaaaagtgacaactcAACTGGGTATCCTGGGCAAGCAATTGCTTATTAGGctgttttcactttttcattGCCAACATGCAGTTATGTTACAACAGAAATACATGGAATCAGaagtattgtgtttttgtggtaTAATGTTATACAAAAGTGGAAGTGGTGACAGGTACGTACGaatcagaagtgaaagaaaattGGCTTCTTTGCAATACTGGTAGGCCTACTCAAGCTAGAATAGATCAAGTAAGTGTGTCCAACatatttgtaaaaaacaaaaaggcataAAAGTCTTAGCCTAGTTGAACAAAAACAGTGACTAGATTAAAAATTACCGTTCATTATTTGTCAGATAAGTCAAACTGGTAGACCTTGAGGGCACTCACTGAATGAGCTTGGTTTCAATGTAATCAGATTAACTAGACAGATGTATCATTAATCACCAAAGACACTGTTTTAAGATTCCTATATGACACTATCAAATCACTAACTGCAGAATTTTGACAAGCACTAAGAAGAACCTATTACTTGCACTGATATAGCACCAGCTTAGttgtaaaaaaatttaaaataaataaataaaagtatgccTATGATACATGGCTGTATAAAGAGAACGTTATGATAGACAGGGATGTTCCACAAATGGGCGTGGAAGGCGTTGTAGTGGATATTTGCTGTTCCTGTGGCTTTAAGACAATTTGGCAAtactcagccaatcagagcgacGAAGGGGGAGGGAAAGGAGCGGGTGGGTAGCAACAGTTGCCCTGGTGAGGACGAAGCGCCATAGCCACGGTAGCCCTGGCGACAAGAACCCAGCAACgagaatcaacaacaacaacaactgaatccgccataaaaataaaagaagacatTTACCGGTGGGAAATACACACGTGGATACAGAGGTGAAGCTCTTTACACATAGGACATATTTTATGTCCAATAATGCTTCAACTGAATTGTGCTATTGCTTTCCCCCCTTGTTGTTTCAGTAGCCATAACAGGCAACTGCCTCTTAGTGTTAGCTGAGGTTAGCCTGCAAGCTAGCCGTCGTAATGATAACCAGCCGAGTCCGTTTCTTGAATGGGGTAGCTAGCTAGTTTCTGCCCGCTACTCCTTCGAGTGACACTGAATTGTGCCTGCCATGACGACGCAGCCACAGATGCATACTCAAGCAGGCCGTTGTTATGGCGATGTCAAATGCAAAAGGTACAAAATGGCGGTTGTTGTAGAGACCAGTAGCTTGCTGCCCGTGGTACCTTGCTAAATAACTAGCTAGCATCAGTGCTGTCACGACAAGCTTGTGCTCGCATCTGCTTACAGTTAACGGAACGCGTtacaagtaacgttaacgtaaacacgtcttcttcttttttaacgaTGTACGCGCATTCTGTGGCGGTTTGAGACATTATGTTTTTTCGGCATCCGACACAAAATCAAGTTCCTGAGTACATGGCGCTAACTACCCAAAAGGGAGATCAAATTAGGATAGTCAAGTTAAATATGTAAGTACATAGACAGTTTTTGGTTTAGTGTTGACGCAGGGGCAGAGTTGGATCAATAACTTGCAACTGAAATATCGTCCTCGATCATGTAAAGTTGAGAGCTAAAATGCAGGTCGCGGACATTTAACATCTGAGGGGTGTGGCGATCAAAGGCGTTTTGCAGGTGCTTTGCAGGTCCGAGTTCACTTTAACGTGTATCTTCACTGATTTGCTATATGAGCAACTTTATAGATTTGAAATAAGGTTTCTTGTTGCCATTTGACCATTAACGTTAACGTCAGGATTAAAACCCCTCATTTGGGTTTGAAAACACATATGTACCCTTTTATCTGTGCTATGTGTTTACAGTCCAACAACGATGGCACGAGGTTTATAAGTTAGTATCAAGGATATTTTATCCGAATATGTCACAAATTAAGGACACTGTGTACCGTTACGTATAATCCCCTCATAATCGGTGTGACATAAAGCATTTAGTGCAATGTGGTAAGGGATTTTCCCAACTGCAACTGAACTGAACTACCATAGAATGTGTGATCACATTACAGGTAATGAGACACCAAATGCTTGTTCCCGTCAGTGCTCCTCCCCCACATCTACACATCAGCTGCAGTCAGCTACAGCTAGAGGTACTAAAATTGTGGGGAAGAGTGGATATAAAGATAAAGACATCCTGCAACAAACATCACTTTGCCTCATGTTCAAGCCCCATGTCATTTTACAAGTTGTACTCCCTACtccaaaatattaataatttactCTGTACTACtagttaaacattttaaaagtaacatgCTGTGATTCATTAGCCTACATTCTGTTCTGCTCCATAATCCAAAAGTCGGGAATTGTATCCATCTTACCTTCAAAACTCTGACTAGATCTCTATACCCTGCCTTGCCTCTATCTGAATGATTGTACAGTGGCTTGAAAGTCCAAATGACATTGGGCTGTTAGAACCTTAGCAAATAGAACCTGGAAATAAACAATTCCAGCTGGATTCATCCTCTAACTCATCCTGGAGCATTCAGAGCATCCCTTATATATTCCACAAATGCGTAACTAGTcacttgtttcttttttctagGGGGATTCCCAGCTCTTGTAATGGCCACCTCAGGCTACGTAGGTGAGATACAGCCAGCAGCCCAACCCCAGGGGGCTGGTGTTAGTGTCACACCGGGGCAACCTGATGCCAGTTCTACCCCTGCAACTGCCCCTCAGTTTCTGGCTGAGATTCAGACTGCTGTGGCCACACCCACTGTTGTCACAGCCACAGGCCAAACTACTCCCACCGATCAAGTCACCACCATCACCACTCCCAAGCCTGCAGATGGTAGTTTATCCCATTCCACAGCACAGACCCAGGCTCCTCAGACGCAGTATGTGACTGCAGAAATCCAGGGCTCCCCCACGCAGTCTGGAAATGCTCAAAGCACTCCTCAGTACATTGTTGTTACAGTCACAGGTAAGGGCTGAACTTCACATACCGTTATGCCATTGGCACTAATGTAGACCAGGCCAGTTAAGGGCAGAAGCAGTGATTTACTTAATCCATCCATATTTTAGTGGTTATGCCTCATAAAATTGAAGTTGCTTAAAAAATGTGGCATATAAAGGTGATTTAACACGGAATGTTCTTAAGGACAGTCAGTTAAGATACCTCTTAACTGTTTATTGATTGTAATTGTAGAACGAagatatattttcacatgttcAAATAAAAACTTTAGTTGTCTTACTACATAATTCCTTGTTCTGGGTTTGTTGTTTAGTGACTATTTATCATGACTAAGTTTGAACCTTGCCCGAATGGGGGAAGGGACGTGTGGTGCACTTACAAAATAGCACAAACAACTTCATGACAGTAAAATGTCACCAACTTTGTCCTTCAGAGGGCTCCCTTCACTCAAGTGACAGTGTGTCGGACTCTAGTCCCCCTCCAGCTGTGGTGCAAACAGGAGTTCCCACACAGGTTGTTCAGCAGGTACAGACGGCTCAACAGGTAAaatacgcacacacaaacacaacatgaaATTAATGTTTCCTTGAATCTTAAAACTATAGAGTATATTTTTTATCTGCAGAGGTCTGTTGTGCAGGCCACCTCTCAGATAGCCAAGACTGAGCCAGGCACTCAGCTCAGTGTCACCAGTCTACAGCCTGTTCATATCAGCCAGGAGGTaagtcaaaaacacacacagtaacacagttAATCATTGGTGGTGAAATATGACGTCTGATAATCACGTGTACTGTCACTGACCAACACAAATTTGTGGAATACAAACAAACTGACACGTCATCATAGCTTCCATCACAAATGGTGATCACATTTAACATCCAAAACTTTCCAACTTCCTCACATTTTGACTTAGTATTAGTTGACTAATCACATCTTTGGTCGAACCTGCCTCTACCGGCTTCTAGTTCCTCCAAAGCACCGAGGTGACAGCGTTAGTCAGGGATAACAATCTAGAAGAATGCCAGCTACAACATGAGATAGGACAGCCAGAGTGCCAGGCCTGGGCATCAGCAGACTACAAAAGGGAATGCTGCTGCAAGCCTCTCTACCTCCCATTGGACTTCCTTCAGTATTACCAATCACTGTACCTGCTCTCTGTGCAAGAGAAAGAGATAGGAGCCCACCCTGCAGTCACAAGCTCAGGCCCTGATAAGCCACCACTGCAGGCTACAACTACTACTTTCCAAGTACGTCAGGGAAACAAGGGTGACTGCTGCTATATAGTTAAGGGAACAGAGAATCTGTCTGTAGCTaagaaatgtactgtatataagttATGATTGCAAAAGAATGTAAACATTAAATGTGAGATGATACAGTTGATCTGGTATCACTAGGCGGGGAAGGATTTattggatgtttgtgtgtgcttacTCCTTAGGTCCAGCAGCAGCTCACACCAGTGCCAGTGCAACATGTGTATACCAATCAAGTGCAGTATGTGGAAGGAGGAGAGACCAACTACACCACCAGCACAATGTTAGAATAAAACCGTGTCCATCATTTTCTAACACATGTCCAGAAAGaactttttcctttttacagtttattttcTCCACCAGTTTTCTTTGTTTCTAACATATTTTCATGTCCTTCATCCAGCCGTTCCAGCGCCTTTCCTTACACTGACGCACCCTTGTACACCCAGACCACAGCTGCCCAGTATTATGAAGGTCAGCCAACTTCAGGCTCATCCACTCCTGGCACACCTCTAACCGTCTCTGTGACTGCTGGCACAACAGGGGGTGTGTCCATGTTTGTTGCCCAGCCCACCAGTGCAGCAGGGGGAGGGGCCACAGTGGTGACCACAGGTGGCACCACCAATGGGGCAGGTGAAGGGGCAGGCACCAACGGTGGCGCAGCAGGCAGCTATGTGATCCAGGGGGGTTACATGCTAGGCAGCAGCGGAGGGGCAGCTGGCAACAGTCAGAACTACTCACACACAGCCCGCGCCTCCCCAGCCACTGTGAGTATTACAGAGGGCGAGGAGAGTAGCGTGCCGTCGGCAGACAAGAAGGTATGCAGAGGCGCCAAGCGCAGGAATTTCTTCCCCGTTTTGTTTTCATCCACACAACCCTTTGGTGGCGCACACTGATGACGTCATAGTTTTGTCCAGTggaaaacacaattaaaaatgtGGAGATTCTTATAAGGGTCAGAAAATGTTAGCTTTGGGTGATATATGCTTTGAGTATTGATCACAACAAAACTTGTTGTAGCATACAGTATTTTTAACTGTGGTTTcctcctaaaaaaaacaaaaccatggCCTCACCATTTTCATATCATTGCCGTGCATGTGACAAGGGGcatttttaattgaaatgcCCCAACGCTATATTGTTCATCCCAAATTCATCCTACTGAACCCTATATGGTAATGGTAACCAACCTGTTTGGCGAACATCCCATCAGTATTTCAGGTCATTTATTCATTGCATACCAAAGTTGTATGCCACGGCACgcaaacaaatgtatttgtgttttcattACCAAATGGTCAACAGACTGTAAATGTGAGCCAATTTGTTTGTATAATTCATTGATTAGAAAATTGTGTGCGCATGTATtgtatattactgtatattaacTAAAACATGTGGGTAATGTGTTTGCAAGTAAGCCTGCCTATTTTTGTGTTCACATATGTTGAGgtgtgttttttctgtgtgttttccttGTATCTATTGGCTTTGCTAATTGCAccagctgtttgttttttattgcctGCGTGTCAGGTACAGTGGTTGCTGGACAACTATGAGACAGCTGAAGGAGTGAGTTTGCCACGTTCTACCCTCTACTGCCACTATTTGCTGCACTGCCAGGAGCAAAAACTAGAGCCTGTTAATGCTGCCTCTTTCGGGAAACTCATTAGATCTGTGTTTATGGGGCTACGCACACGACGCCTGGGCACACGGTAAGACGGGTCATCAGACACCCAAACTCAGCTATAGAAGACGTGTGCACATATACACAACCCATTAATACCCCTTTCATACCTGACATGACAGGGTTGTATATATTGACACCATTACTAAtgtgctgatttttttttaaatgtaattttatgtATATAAAATGTTAGATATCAACATGACATCAGAGAGTAAGACTTCTCCCACATTCTCCCTACCACAATGATGCACGTCAGCAGCATAGACGCCCTCTTTATACACACTTTATGGTCCATACTGTATGTCTCAATTAGTGGAACACCCAAGCAACGTTTCCCACTGGAGAACAATGGAGATTTTCTAGGAAAATCTATAAAGCTCTTTAGAGCATTGGAAAATGTTCGCCTGGTGTAGGTAGAAATGTGGGTAGAGATGAAGACAGACAGCGTGTGTGTGGGCGAGTGAGTAGTTTGATGAAGGAGGGGAGAGTAAGCAAGTGAGATTGACTTTTTAGAAATGTTTGGTAACATGGGTTTATTTAAATTATACCATATGttggttattgtattttatgaaattaaatatatgtatttttaactCAGTCTGTATTGAGACAATGTGCAGTATGTAGCTTTGGGGGAGTTACCAAAGGTTTATAAAGACAACATAAACCCTCTGCTCTCACATCTACTTGTTTTCTCCTCTATAGATTTACTATACATATTTTACCTGTTCTTGACAGGGGTAATTCTAAATACCACTACTACGGGCTGAGGATCAAGGCAGGCTCCTCTCTTCTCCGTCTGATGGAAGACCAGCAACATCTGGCCATGAGGCAACAGCCCTTCTCACAGAAACAGAggtacacacataaacatccttacacacattcacacatctGTTGTCTATCATTACACCTATGTAACAATTTCTCTTAAATCTCTATTTTCAGTTACTTTCCATCTGAATTCATTTCCTTGGAACAGTTGTTTAActgacttttattttccctctgtctctcacattatacagtatatgttattTTAAATTCCCCAGACATATGCTATATTTGACAGAAATGCTGTTTCATTTCAATTTGTTATTCATCATTTTTGTGTGGATGTGAATTTTTCCTCTACGTTATCTTATGTGCTTTATCCCTGTCGCATCAGGTTGAAGCCTGTGCATAAAGTAGAGGGAATGACCAAtggcacagcagcagcagcaggagcaggcCAACAGCAGGGCTCAGGGCAGGTGGACATCAGCACCCAGGTTCAGCAGTACCAGCAGTTCCTTGGTGAGTTTAGTGAACAGTGAACAAATACCTATGggtattaaagtgatggttaaGGATTTGCCTAAAAGAAGAATTATGAGTCTGAGGgtattattttgaaaatacactatacatacaacatataatACAACATAATTTACAGTTAATTCTGAATCCCCTgtgcatttaaaggtcccatgacatggtgctctttggatgcttttatatagaccttagtggtcccccaatactgtatctgaagtctctttcccgaaattcagccttggtgcagaattacagccactagagtcagtcccacaatgagctttccttaggatgtgccatttctgtgtctgtagctattgaggaggagagaggggggggcaaggtggagggtgggggtgtgtccttgaccaactgccactttgctcgtttgaaagccatgatgtctctatCTTattggtgggccaaattctctgggcgggcaaagcagagaaaggggaggtaaccttgctccttatgacctcataaggagcaagattccagatcggcccatctgagctttcattttctcaaagacagagcaggatacccagggctcggtttacacctttcaccatttctagccactgggggaccataggcaggctgggggaacgcatattaatgttaaaaaacctcataaagtgacattttcatgccataggaCCTTTTAATGTGATCCATAATATCTTGTGTTTTAGATGCCTCACGCGCTCTCCCAGAGTTTCCAGACATCGACCTCCAAGGGAAGTCTCTGCCAGAGGGAATTGAGGTGGAGCACATAAAGAGCTTTCAGCTGCTGTACAGAGAACACTGTGAGGTAACTGAATGCAAGTACATCGGATAACTGGCGGGCGCCCATTAAATATTTATCGAGTTCCCTTTTTTAGTTGTTAATGGGACAGTGGAAGACTACTTTAAATGAAAGTACCCACTGTAACTTATAGGATAGGACAGAACTTACTGACAAATGAAAAGACATGTTGTTGAGCTGAGGGGAAGATGGGTCCAAAAGTAATGTCCATCAATAaataatgttgttgttttcctcaCTTTGTGTCCGTCCAATTGATCTTGTAATAATCTGTATGTGCTCAGTTGTTTATTATCAGTCACTGATGTATAAGATGTCCTCTCCGTGTTCTGTCAGGCCATACTAGATGTGATGGTCAACCTGCAGTTCACCCTGGTGGAAACTCTGTGGAAGACCTTCTGGAGGTTCAGTCAGAGTCAGGCTGGAGATGCCACGTTGGCTGTGTGAGTGGTCAAGACTCTAAGAAGATTTTTTTCTATTGCAGTAGCAGCACCATTTTATAAAGAATGCAGATAATTATAACtgccatgtttgtgtgttggcaGTCATGACGAGTCAGAAAAGCGCCTCCCGAAGTCCTGCCTTGTGTTGCTGTGCAAGTATGATCCGGTGCTGCGCTGGAGCCGGGACTGTGACAACAGCCTGTACCAGGGCCTGGTGGAGATCCTCATCCCTGATGTCCTCAGGCCCATCCCCAGTAAGGCTCTACAAGAACTATGATTATGCAGTAAAACGTTAATACTGTCAAATACAGTATGGCACAGAGAGTGATATGCATATAACAAAAAtggcaataataataacaatattttTACCTCAAAAGTGACTTTTTTAGAATTTGCCCATTTATTTTACTCTCTTATACACTCTAATCTCAGTAATGACAGACATAATTAAGGTTGCCAGTAAAACATATTTGTCCATACCTACAGTATATGCCTAAACAGAGctattttttaacttcaatgCCAAATTTTAACTATTTAGAATAAACCTTTGAGAGAACATAGGTCAGCACGATATTTTACATATACAAACAATTCCACATTTCTGTGAGATTTGTCTGTTTTTGGTTGAAACATTTGGACTAATGGACTGGCTCTGTAGTTGTAGAGCACAAAGTTTTTCCTTATTGCATGCCAACTGCTCCGCTGTGGAAACTGACTTACTGGTGTTTAGATTTATTTCTTTCGGTTTCAATTTAAGTCAGACTTTGAATTTAATTACTTTGAACACATCTTTGTAAATCCTGCAGCACTGCTGCCACAGACATTTTCCACACCCTAGGTCTTGAACATATATTGGAAATGTTGTtatgcatatactgtacatggccAACTCCAGCAGAAACGTAGGTGTTCCACAATCCTTTCTCCTGGTACATTCTCAGGGAGtaagaaaatgaaaacatactCTGAATTGACCAGTATTAACTCCTGTTGCCCCCAGGTGCCTTAACTCAAGCCATCCGCAACTTTGCCAAGAGCCTGGAGAGCTGGCTGACCAATGCCATGATGAACATCCCAGAGGAAATGGTCCGCATCAAGGTACACTCTCCTTGGATTAGCTTGCATTTGGTAGAACGTGTTTTCTGAGCCATGGAGCAAGCTTTTTAGGCTTGCAGGATCAACCATTACATActcatacttttttctttttttttttttggtgatcaaatgttttttattttctcaaaggaGAGCAAGGCATTTACATCCAGTACACATGTAATATAAGGGATATACAACATTTAGAGACATTTTACCCAACTTTCCCTGCAAAAACCCTCCTGGCGGGGAACATTACAGTATCATATCTGgccggctgtggctcaggtggtagagcggtcgcctacCAAATCAGAatgttggtggtttgatccctggccctgcagtcccatgtcgaagtgtccttgggcaagacactgaaccccgaattgCTCTCGATGCTGCGCCAGATGTGTATGAATGtatatctgatgagcaggtggcacctcgtacggcagcctcggccactgtgtgtgaatgtgtgtgaatggtgaatggttcctgtactgtgTAAAATCACTTCAACTTAAcaagttgttaagactagagaagcgctatataaatacagaccATTTACATCACATTTACTTGCGTCAGagacagaagacagaaaaaCATCCTAATTTCAGTAGTT
This window harbors:
- the rfx1a gene encoding MHC class II regulatory factor RFX1a isoform X2 is translated as MCDHITGNETPNACSRQCSSPTSTHQLQSATARGGFPALVMATSGYVGEIQPAAQPQGAGVSVTPGQPDASSTPATAPQFLAEIQTAVATPTVVTATGQTTPTDQVTTITTPKPADGSLSHSTAQTQAPQTQYVTAEIQGSPTQSGNAQSTPQYIVVTVTEGSLHSSDSVSDSSPPPAVVQTGVPTQVVQQVQTAQQRSVVQATSQIAKTEPGTQLSVTSLQPVHISQEVQQQLTPVPVQHVYTNQVQYVEGGETNYTTSTIRSSAFPYTDAPLYTQTTAAQYYEGQPTSGSSTPGTPLTVSVTAGTTGGVSMFVAQPTSAAGGGATVVTTGGTTNGAGEGAGTNGGAAGSYVIQGGYMLGSSGGAAGNSQNYSHTARASPATVSITEGEESSVPSADKKWLLDNYETAEGVSLPRSTLYCHYLLHCQEQKLEPVNAASFGKLIRSVFMGLRTRRLGTRGNSKYHYYGLRIKAGSSLLRLMEDQQHLAMRQQPFSQKQRLKPVHKVEGMTNGTAAAAGAGQQQGSGQVDISTQVQQYQQFLDASRALPEFPDIDLQGKSLPEGIEVEHIKSFQLLYREHCEAILDVMVNLQFTLVETLWKTFWRFSQSQAGDATLAVHDESEKRLPKSCLVLLCKYDPVLRWSRDCDNSLYQGLVEILIPDVLRPIPSALTQAIRNFAKSLESWLTNAMMNIPEEMVRIKVTSANAFAQTLRRYTSLNHLAQAARAVLQNTAQINQMLSDLNRVDFANVQEQASWVCRCEDRVVQRLEQDFKLTLQQQNSLEQWAAWLDGVVSQVLKPYQQSPAFPKAAKLFLLKWSFYSSMVIRDLTLRSAASFGSFHLIRLLYDEYMYYLIEHRVAQAKGETPIAVMGEFASLGRGLNQLDPDKEEEEEEEEESDEEGQELSLPSDGAVLGDESLEPPAKLARMDQRVLFTTGSADN
- the rfx1a gene encoding MHC class II regulatory factor RFX1a isoform X3 → MCDHITGNETPNACSRQCSSPTSTHQLQSATARGGFPALVMATSGYVGEIQPAAQPQGAGVSVTPGQPDASSTPATAPQFLAEIQTAVATPTVVTATGQTTPTDQVTTITTPKPADGSLSHSTAQTQAPQTQYVTAEIQGSPTQSGNAQSTPQYIVVTVTEGSLHSSDSVSDSSPPPAVVQTGVPTQVVQQVQTAQQRSVVQATSQIAKTEPGTQLSVTSLQPVHISQEVQQQLTPVPVQHVYTNQVQYVEGGETNYTTSTIRSSAFPYTDAPLYTQTTAAQYYEGQPTSGSSTPGTPLTVSVTAGTTGGVSMFVAQPTSAAGGGATVVTTGGTTNGAGEGAGTNGGAAGSYVIQGGYMLGSSGGAAGNSQNYSHTARASPATVQWLLDNYETAEGVSLPRSTLYCHYLLHCQEQKLEPVNAASFGKLIRSVFMGLRTRRLGTRGNSKYHYYGLRIKAGSSLLRLMEDQQHLAMRQQPFSQKQRLKPVHKVEGMTNGTAAAAGAGQQQGSGQVDISTQVQQYQQFLDASRALPEFPDIDLQGKSLPEGIEVEHIKSFQLLYREHCEAILDVMVNLQFTLVETLWKTFWRFSQSQAGDATLAVHDESEKRLPKSCLVLLCKYDPVLRWSRDCDNSLYQGLVEILIPDVLRPIPSALTQAIRNFAKSLESWLTNAMMNIPEEMVRIKVTSANAFAQTLRRYTSLNHLAQAARAVLQNTAQINQMLSDLNRVDFANVQEQASWVCRCEDRVVQRLEQDFKLTLQQQNSLEQWAAWLDGVVSQVLKPYQQSPAFPKAAKLFLLKWSFYSSMVIRDLTLRSAASFGSFHLIRLLYDEYMYYLIEHRVAQAKGETPIAVMGEFASLGRGLNQLDPDKEEEEEEEEESDEEGQELSLPSDGAVLGDESLEPPAKLARMDQRVLFTTGSADN